The Penicillium digitatum chromosome 6, complete sequence genome contains the following window.
CATCTCTCCTTCCTGTTCAACTATTGAGACCTATATACACACGCAGGCACCCATACAAGACCACTTTGAAAACGAAGTCACAAATAACCAGGAGAGAAAGTCCACCACTCAATGAAACAAACCCggggaaaaaaagttgaTACCAGGCTGACCCGCCCTCACCACCGCACGAGAGATGGGAATCACAAGAAGCACAAGATATAGCAAATGCAAAAGCTATTAAAGCTCCATGTCCCCTCCTACTTCCGCCCCAGCAACTTATGCTTCAACTTATCCGCCAACCCCTCATGCgcagccttcttcttctccttctcctggaGCGCAGCCTCATCAAGATGAACATTTCCCTGTCCACCACGCTACCGTCtcggaaaaaaaaggtcagCCATACTGTCCTGGGAAAAATGTACCTGGGAATCCGAATTGGGGAGGGAAGACAGGAGTAAAATCAACGGGAAACCCAACACGAAACGATCGGGACGGGGAAAGAATCAgtaaaaccaaaaaaaaagtaaccAAGCGAAATTGCTCTCTGCTGCTTACCCCGGTGTGGTATGTCTCATCTGTTGAGTTGCGCACCGCGAGTTCGGGAATCATTTCGACGTCGTGGGGAGCCTTGGACGAGGGTTTGACCATTGGAGAGCCGATATTTCCAGCACCGCCTCGCTGGGTGGAGTCTCGTGCATCAGTGGGGGTTTGAGGTtgagggggggaggggaggtaCTCACGCCGGCGGAGTAAGCGCCATCACCTTGGTCGCCGTAGGGGCCTTCGCGGACAATCTCGCCATCGACGTATCTGTTCATGTGTGTTTAGTTTGTGCGCTTGTACGATTGGGTTGGACATACTCGGTAGTGTCGTGGCCGATGTTTCCTTGACCTAGTTGATGAGCTTGTTAGATGGTGGTTGTGGGGAATGGAGGGTGGTTAGGGCTGCGGGGTTAGCTTGCCTCCTCGGCCGTGAGAGACCATCGGCACCTCGGGCTCCTTGGCTTTGTCGGTTTTATCGGGCATCTTGCTTGACTGGGGTTCGTCAGAGATTGAAGGTGTCTATGTGTTGTTCTTTGCAAGTGAGGTAAGTTGTGAGATGGTTGGTTGGTGGGGTAGGTAGGTGCGAGAGGAAGAAGTGGGGGGGCAGGTAGAACGGTATTTCTCGATGATCGATGGGGCGATAGATGCAGGTACAAGATGCGATGGCGGGGAAAATCCACGtgcttttgggggggggggggggggggggggcaactGCAAGCTTACAATTTCTTAAGAGTCTCTGAAGGGCGGTTGGGCTCCGTACAGGGGTGGGATGTAGACAAGTAGATTTGGGGGGGATCTAGATCTTTTAAATACAATCCACCCACTTGATCGTATCGAAGAGTTAGATAATGCAGGGATTCCGTGCCAAGAGGTTCCTTAACTCCCTTGTTCTCTATCTAGATCGTGTAGATACTGTTACTCTCAACTACTCAATACACACTCCTGTCCGCAGACAGCATCGGTGACGTCGCTGATAAGATAACGGTCTCCGATTGGTGCAGGTGTGACAAACTGCAATTGGCCGATAGCAAGCGTGCCGTTTCTATATGTGGATATACTCTGTGTTGGGACCAAAAATAGGAAAGAagagtatgttgtacctGTGATAGTGATAGAAAGATTCTGGAGAAAAGACATAAGATCAGCGTAGAGATAGCCCAGATGGTATAGGATAGCATAATAAAGGCTGCGCGTGCTGCCCGCGGCATCAAATTAGACACATCCTTAattcgtcttcttcttgttttcaCTTGTGCCACCTGTGGTAGGAAGCCCCATGAAGATCTTGAATGAATCGTAGCTGTAAGATTAGAGTCAGTGTATACCCACCGCACAgaccaaaaagaaaggaggcCATACATCATCCATTGGAGTCCGGTCTGGACGTCGGAGTCTGGTTAGCGGCTACAATAAATCACACTTGACATGAGAACAACTCACCAAAGTGCCGATCATCACGATCCGGACAGGAAGTCCATTCCACAATCCCCGGAAGCCGATATCACCGTAGATGCGGCTCATAGCAGCCCCAAATGCCTCACCTGCCTGTCGATTCGCGTTCAACTTGCTGACCATGACATCGGCAGGGTGTGAGACCGCAGCACACAGAATACCAGCGAGATAGCCACCCGAGAAGGCAACGGCAGTCTGGGCACCCTTGTTGTAGTCGGATTTCTGACCTGGCAGATTGTGGTAGATCATCTCAACAATGGTCTCGAAGGAAGCAAACTTCATCATCGTATAGGGCACTTGACGACCCCACAGCGGATATAGGCCCTTGTAAAGACTGGGTTCAAGGTCAGTATGTAGAGAGTTGACTCAAAAACGGAAGACGATAGATGTCGAACTCACCCAGCAACGCCCTCCTTGGCAACAACGCTTGAGATACCACTTAAAGTACCTGTAATCTCCGGAGGAATAGTAGTCTGACCGCGGACCTTGACAGACTCGAATGGGCAAAGCGCAATGTCTGCGATGAGCTCTGCCGAGGCACTGGCCGTCATATAGATGGCAGTCTTGAACCGGCCCGCATTTTCCTGACCGACCAGATCGCTGTAGAAGACCTTGAAATACTCATATCCTCCATACTTGAAAGCTCCTTGTGCCTGTTATGACTATAGTCAGTATAGATAACTAGGGATGTAAAAGTTCCACATGTCGCCCCGACTTACACTGTAGCCGAAGAAGGTAGGGCTCCAGCCCGTAAAGACACCGCGAATGCCTTCAGCTGCACGGATGGTGCGAAAGGCCTGTACGTTGCTCTTGTAGAGCTTGGAGTCAACTTGGCGGCGACATTTGATCAGGTCGAGGGGTGTCACGGCAGTGTGGGTAAGACCCTAGGATACATGCGAGTGTTAGGATCTGGTCCATACAGCGCTCCAAATTCAGACAAGAGGGCATACTAACACACGCCAACATCCCACCAAACGTACAAGCTGCATAGTACTTCAGGGAGCCAGGCTCGATCTTACCGGTCTTTTCCTGGGCCTTCTGGCTTGCGGAATTAAAGTCCCGGCTCGCCTCGTGGGCAATGTTGTCGGCCTTTGTCTTCACATCGTCGAGTGCACTCCAAGCTGTGAACGGTCTGGGTTTCACTGTGGGGCTTGCATTGGCGCTCACAGCACCTAGAGGATGCTGGGCGGCAAGAGCGTTGACCCAGTCGGAAATCATAGTGTACTTTGGAGGTGGGGTATCAGTGGAGTCGGTTTGGATATCCGGTGATCTCAGAGGGTGGATTTTGTGCTCCCGAGAGGTTTGCAGGGTTTGCATACTCTtggtgcctgaggcagcGGCTCAGCGGCGCTTACAACATAGGCCAAGGTGACTACACACCAGGGGGGCCCCCCTGGCGCAGATCACAGACGAATGGGGTCCCCTGGCGGCCTCTCACGTTTATCCCTTGGTCCATGCTCACATGTACGCCCCTAGTTTCAGCTTATATAACCAGTGTTTGGTGTTGAAATGTATGGTATATTTGATTAGACCATCCCGTTTTGGTATGAAATATGTGGTATCCATGCGCGGAGAATTCCAAACGTCACATTCCTACATACCAATACTAACTAACCGGCCcctgaatttttttttctcaaaaaatacggacccccgcaagcgagggtccgcCATCCATTCGTAGGGGATCACCCAAacgtcggtttttttttcaattttgtcattttgaTTTTTATCCTCTACCACGCCGCCCACCATGCCTAAAACCAATTAaagagattgagattgagattgaaaaagCAATAGACTCTCTCTCTAATCAATCTAAATCTAATATTGCAAAAACTGCGCGAGAATTCGCGGTTTCCGAGAGCCGGCTACGACGAcgatggaaaggtggaaaatcGCTTTTTCAACGATAACCCAATGGCCGGAAGCTTACTCCTAtacaggggggggggggctttaTATAATTATATTGATTACTTTGACGCGGTCGGAGTATCAATAAACCGCCGTTAAATTACTGTGGTAGCCGATTCAATTCTCGAAGaagtgtcacggtgcgaaccgtgatgcttagtaagaggaagatcacggc
Protein-coding sequences here:
- a CDS encoding duf3602 domain protein; this encodes MLSADRKISSKMPDKTDKAKEPEVPMVSHGRGGQGNIGHDTTEYVDGEIVREGPYGDQGDGAYSAGRGGAGNIGSPMVKPSSKAPHDVEMIPELAVRNSTDETYHTGRGGQGNVHLDEAALQEKEKKKAAHEGLADKLKHKLLGRK
- a CDS encoding Mitochondrial phosphate carrier protein, putative gives rise to the protein MQTLQTSREHKIHPLRSPDIQTDSTDTPPPKYTMISDWVNALAAQHPLGAVSANASPTVKPRPFTAWSALDDVKTKADNIAHEASRDFNSASQKAQEKTGKIEPGSLKYYAACTFGGMLACGLTHTAVTPLDLIKCRRQVDSKLYKSNVQAFRTIRAAEGIRGVFTGWSPTFFGYSAQGAFKYGGYEYFKVFYSDLVGQENAGRFKTAIYMTASASAELIADIALCPFESVKVRGQTTIPPEITGTLSGISSVVAKEGVAGLYKGLYPLWGRQVPYTMMKFASFETIVEMIYHNLPGQKSDYNKGAQTAVAFSGGYLAGILCAAVSHPADVMVSKLNANRQAGEAFGAAMSRIYGDIGFRGLWNGLPVRIVMIGTLTGLQWMIYDSFKIFMGLPTTGGTSENKKKTN